A genomic stretch from Lathyrus oleraceus cultivar Zhongwan6 chromosome 2, CAAS_Psat_ZW6_1.0, whole genome shotgun sequence includes:
- the LOC127123249 gene encoding probable polygalacturonase At3g15720, whose translation MKGLLFVFLILVIASHSLCARITPTADYGGSTFDVSKYGAIGNGNTDDSEAFLKAWQDVCTSKDNPTLIIPKDKTYFLQPLTFQGPCKSATVKVELGGTIIAPKNIEDWKWAENKEISWIRFERINGLVVNGEGKINGQGAPWWKTYPNNESKRPSAIKFIKCEGLTISDLTHFDSPKNHMSISSCKKVFISNLKMIAPEDSPNTDGIDIADSSNVIIKDSSITTGDDCVAVNTGSSFINITGVFCGPGHGISIGSLGKNGEYAKVEDIYVKNCTFTRTSNGARIKTWKGGNGYARKITYENIEFIEVKNPIIIDQSYYPKLYANVGKGVAVTDVTFRNLRGTSTKDPIQLKCETTISCINIELDNINITRIDKRKI comes from the exons ATGAAGGGTTTATTATTTGTTTTTCTAATACTTGTTATTGCTTCACATAGCTTATGTGCTAGAATAACACCTACAGCAGATTATGGAGGCTCTACTTTTGATGTTTCTAAATATGGTGCTATTGGGAATGGCAATACAGATGATTCAGAA GCTTTTCTAAAAGCATGGCAAGATGTTTGTACGAGTAAAGATAACCCAACACTTATCATACCAAAGGACAAAACATACTTCTTACAACCTTTAACATTTCAAGGTCCATGCAAATCTGCAACAGTTAAAGTTGAG CTAGGAGGAACTATCATTGCCCCGAAAAATATTGAGGATTGGAAATGGGCAGAAAATAAAGAGATATCATGGATTCGATTTGAGCGCATAAACGGTCTTGTTGTCAATGGGGAAGGAAAAATTAATGGCCAAGGTGCTCCATGGTGGAAAACATATCCTAATAATGAAAGTAAAAGGCCTTCG GCAATTAAGTTTATTAAGTGCGAAGGACTTACAATTAGCGATTTGACTCACTTTGATAGTCCAAAAAATCATATGAGTATAAGTTCGTGTAAAAAGGTATTTATATCCAATCTTAAAATGATTGCACCAGAAGATAGTCCTAACACCGATGGGATTGATATTGCTGACTCATCCAATGTCATCATTAAGGATTCATCAATCACAACTG GTGACGATTGTGTCGCCGTTAACACCGGATCCTCCTTCATCAACATAACTGGTGTTTTTTGTGGACCTGGTCATGGCATCAG TATTGGTAGCCTCGGAAAAAATGGAGAATATGCTAAAGTAGAAGATATATATGTTAAAAATTGCACTTTTACGAGAACTTCAAATGGAGCCAGAATCAAGACATGGAAG GGAGGAAATGGATATGCAAGGAAGATCACATATGAAAATATTGAATTTATCGAAGTCAAGAATCCTATAATTATTGACCAGAGTTATTACCCTAAATTATATGCCAATGTTGGCAAAGGTGTGGCAGTGACTGATGTTACTTTTCGCAATCTACGTGGAACTTCTACCAAGGATCCAATCCAACTAAAATGTGAAACTACCATTAGCTGCATCAACATTGAACTTGATAATATCAACATTACTCGTATTGATAAAAGAAAAATATAA